The following are encoded in a window of Mustela nigripes isolate SB6536 chromosome 1, MUSNIG.SB6536, whole genome shotgun sequence genomic DNA:
- the RNASEH2C gene encoding ribonuclease H2 subunit C, translated as MESSDEVAVEKCRVHLRPGTLRDAACATLHLLPCEVQVNGPAPVERFFTPAIRQCPDGLEVSFRGRRLRGEEVVLPPGLVGYVTVMEEKGEVPVGKDFSEGSSNDDEREEQELAEPPEALERDFDQFIGAAASFSRFTLWGLETIPGPDAKVRGALTWPSLAAAIHAQVPED; from the exons ATGGAAAGCAGCGACGAGGTGGCGGTCGAGAAGTGCCGCGTCCACTTGCGCCCAGGCACGCTGCGCGACGCCGCCTGCGCCACGCTGCATCTTCTGCCCTGCGAGGTTCAGGTTAACGGGCCCGCCCCGGTGGAGCGCTTCTTCACCCCAGCCATCCGCCAGTGTCCGGATG GACTCGAAGTGTCGTTTCGGGGCCGCAGACTACGAGGCGAGGAGGTGGTGCTGCCGCCCGGCCTCGTGGGATACGTGACGGTgatggaagaaaagggagaggtgCCGGTAGGGAAGGATTTCTCGGAAGGTTCGTCGAATGATGATGAGCGAGAGGAGCAGGAGCTGGCGGAGCCCCCCGAGGCGCTGGAGCGGGACTTT GACCAGTTTATCGGAGCTGCTGCCAGTTTCAGCCGCTTCACACTGTGGGGCCTGGAGACCATTCCTGGTCCAGATGCCAAAGTGCGCGGGGCCCTAACCTGGCCCAGCCTCGCTGCAGCG ATTCACGCACAGGTGCCTGAGGACTGA
- the KAT5 gene encoding histone acetyltransferase KAT5 isoform X2, with translation MAEVGEIIEGCRLPVLRRNQDNEDEWPLAEILSVKDISGRKLFYVHYIDFNKRLDEWVTHERLDLKKIQFPKKEAKTPTKNGLPGSRPGSPEREVPASAQASGKTLPIPVQITLRFNLPKEREAIPGGEPDQPLSSSSCLQPNHRSTKRKVEVVSPATPVPSETAPASVFPQNGSARRAVAAQPGRKRKSNCLGTDEDSQDSSDGIPSAPRMTGSLVSDRSHDDIVTRMKNIECIELGRHRLKPWYFSPYPQELTTLPVLYLCEFCLKYGRSLKCLQRHLTKCDLRHPPGNEIYRKGTISFFEIDGRKNKSYSQNLCLLAKCFLDHKTLYYDTDPFLFYVMTEYDCKGFHIVGYFSKEKESTEDYNVACILTLPPYQRRGYGKLLIEFSYELSKVEGKTGTPEKPLSDLGLLSYRSYWSQTILEILMGLKSESGERPQITINEISEITSIKKEDVISTLQYLNLINYYKGQYILTLSEDIVDGHERAMLKRLLRIDSKCLHFTPKDWSKRGKW, from the exons TCAACAAACGCCTGGATGAATGGGTGACCCACGAGCGGCTGGACCTGAAGAAGATTCAGTTCCCCAAGAAAGAGGCCAAGACCCCCACGAAGAACGGACTTCCTGGGTCTCGCCCCGGCTCTCCAGAGAGAGAGGTG CCGGCCTCCGCCCAGGCCAGCGGGAAGACCTTGCCAATCCCGGTCCAGATCACACTCCGCTTCAACCTGCCCAAGGAGCGGGAGGCCATTCCCGGTGGCGAGCCTGACCAGCcgctctcctccagctcctgcctgcAGCCCAACCACCGCTCAACG AAACGGAAGGTGGAGGTGGTTTCACCAGCAACTCCAGTGCCCAGCGAGACAGCTCCAGCCTCGGTTTTTCCCCAG AATGGATCAGCCCGTAGGGCAGTGGCAGCTCAGCCAGGACGGAAGCGAAAATCAAATTGCTTGGGCACTGATGAG GACTCCCAGGACAGCTCAGACGGAATACCGTCGGCGCCACGCATGACTGGCAGCTTGGTGTCAGACCGGAGCCACGACGACATTGTCACCCGGATGAAGAACATCGAGTGTATCGAGCTGGGCCGGCACCGCCTGAAGCCGTGGTACTTCTCCCCGTACCCGCAGGAGCTCACCACGTTGCCCGTCCTCTACCTCTGCGAGTTCTGCCTCAAATACGGCCGCAGCCTCAAGTGTCTGCAGCGTCACTTG aCCAAGTGTGACTTGCGACATCCTCCAGGCAACGAGATTTACCGCAAGGGCACCATCTCTTTCTTTGAGATTGACGGCCGTAAGAACAAG AGTTATTCTCAGaacctgtgtctgttggccaagtGTTTCCTTGACCACAAGACGTTGTATTATGACACAGACCCCTTCCTCTTCTACGTCATGACAGAGTATGACTGCAAGGGCTTCCACATCGTGGGCTACTTCTCCAAG GAAAAGGAATCCACGGAAGACTACAACGTGGCCTGCATCCTGACCCTGCCTCCCTACCAGCGCCGGGGCTATGGCAAGCTGCTGATCGAGTTCA GCTATGAACTCTCTAAAGTGGAGGGAAAAACGGGGACTCCTGAGAAGCCCCTTTCAGACCTTGGCCTCCTATCCTACCGGAGCTACTGGTCCCAGACCATTCTGGAGATCCTGATGGGGCTGAAGTCAGAGAGCGGGGAGAGGCCACAGATCACCATCAA CGAGATCAGTGAAATCACCAGCATCAAGAAGGAAGATGTCATTTCCACTCTACAATACCTCAACCTCATCAACTACTACAAG GGTCAGTATATCCTCACGCTGTCCGAGGACATCGTGGATGGACACGAAAGAGCTATGCTCAAGAGGCTCCTTCGGATCGACTCCAAGTGTCTGCACTTCACTCCCAAGGACTGGAGCAAGAGGGGAAAGTGGTGA